The DNA region ATCGTAGGGACTTCTTCCGGTTTAGATTACTCTCACCGAGAGAATAGCAATCGATATGCCATCGCCCGAAGATCGACCAACTGCAGGGCAAGAAGCCGAGCCGTGATGAAAAACGCCTTCAACTGGCGTTATTACCTGCGGTGCGGCCTGCGGCGCGGATCAGAGATGGGAAAATCATGCTGGGCGGATCGTGACCGGGAGAGAGAACCAGGCAGACTTTACCGGGCTGACGGAAAGGCCTGCCTAGCGGCGTCGGGACCGACGAACGGAGAATAGCAGCCCATCCGAGGACAAGCTGACAAGGGGCCTTGATGACGGTGAGATTCGATCAGACTGACGCGCGGGAGGAAGAACCAGCGACGGACGCGGAGGCCTGTGGTGCAGCCACGCTTCCCTGCAGGCCATAGACAGAGTGGCCTTCGGCCCTGGCTTTTCCGACCGCTTCGCTCGCGGCACGGAGCAAGCCGGCTGCGTCCATGCCGTCTTGGCTGGACAGGCTGATGCCGATGCGACTGGTGAGAAACACTTCGTGGCCTTCCACTGTAAATGGCAGCGACACGGTACCCTGCATTTTACTCGCAATGGAGATGACCTGATCCGTGGAGCCGATTTGGTCCAGCAACACCGCGAAGGTGCGGTCGGCGAGCCTCGCCACCGTATCAGTGCTGCGGAGGGCGCTTTTCACCCGGGCGGCCTGCACGCGATAGATCAAGTTGATATTCATCTGGCCCTGCAACTCGGTCGAGAGAGAAAAGTGATCCATCTCGACGAGCAGCAGCGCCACCTGATGGTTCTGCTTATGGGCTCGGGGCACCGCTTGATTCAACAGCGACAGGAACAACCGCTGGGTCGGCAGACCCGTGACTGCGTCGTAGGTCGTCTGGATCGCGGCATTCGTTTCACCGCCGGCATAGCGGGCTGTCCCCTGAGGCTTGCCTGAACGGGTTCCCCGGTACACCACCACGGCCACCGCCGCGACCAGGACCATGCCCACCCCCCACATCATGGGCGAAAACGCTTGCAACGCCGAGGCGGTCAGCAGGCCTGTCGCACTAATCCAATACAAGCCTCCGGCCACCAACATAACCGACGCCACCATACCCAGGCGTGTGGAATCGAGCGGAGTAGAGTACGGTCCTCCGACCCCCTGTCCAAAGGTGATGATATGCCCCCGACCACCGGAAGAGCGACCGCCCCCCTGATCGGCGGGATCGGATGGCTGGAAGCTGCGTGTGACCTTACTATCCATGCAAGCGGTATCTCTGATCATGATGCGGACCGGGATAGAACGCCCGTAAACCCTTCAGCCCTTGGCAGATGAAATATCGGAATGCGGAGAGGGAAACTGAAGACTGGGACGTGAGGGGTACGATCGAGAAGATCCGCTCGGTACTAACGGAGCACAACGGGCGCGATCACCTAGAAACCGCCCATCGGCATTGTTGCCGCTAGGCGTCGACCGGGTGAAGCCTGGCCTTGAGGTGGAGGATCGCTTTCGAGTGAATTTGGCAGACCCGGGATTCAGTCACCTTAAGAGCCTGCCCGATTTCCTTCATGGTCAACTCTTCGAAGTAATACAGGGACAAGACCGTCCGTTCCTTCTCCGGAAGCTCCTGGATGGCACTTTCCAGCACCTTACGCTCTCGATCGTTCACCAAGACGGACAAGGGGTCCGGCTGATTGGGATCCGTCAAAACGCTCAGCACGGTATGCCCGTCAGGATCCTGGACACCGAGGTCGTCCAAACTGATCACGACGGCACCGCGCGATCGGGTCAGGAAGTCATCCAATTCTTCCTGGGACATCCGCAGTTCCGACGCCACTTCCTGGTCCGTCGGGGGATGGCCCAAGCGATTCAACAGTTCCGTATAGGTTTTTTGGAGCAAGGTGATGCGTTCGTGCACGGAACGGGGAATCCAATCCATGGACCGGATTTCATCGAGCATGGCCCCGCGAATCCGAAACTCCGCATAGGTTTTGAATTTCGCCTCGCGTTTGGGATCATACTTGTCCATCGCATCCATGAGGCCGATAATGCCGACGGAGACCAGATCCTCCGCATCCAGGTAAGCCGGTAAGCGGAACGCCAGCCGATGCGCCATGGCTTTCACCACGTGGGCAAATTCCTGAATCACCCGCTCCCGATCGGACTCCAGAATGGGCTTTTTTACCGCACTGCCGGTCGAGCTGCCTTTGCGTCCGTCCATGGGGTCAGTCGTCCTTTCATCCGTGCGCCGACAGCAACTGCTGCCACAGGAACTGCACCGTGCCCTTCGGCAATGCAGGAGGAGTCAGCCGACCGACGGCCCCGGCCAGGTCGCGGAAGGACCGGCTGACTCTCGTATGGGGAAACTCATCGATCACGGCGCGTTGATGCGTCACGGCCAACGGCACATAGTCATCCAGCGGGATGCAGCCGAGATAATCCAATGAAACGTGCAGGAAGCGGCTCACCGCAGTCTCGAGTTTCGCGAACACTTGGGCCGCCTCTTTGGGCGATTTCGCCATGTTCACGAGGACGTGAAACCGACGCTCCCGATATTGCCGCAACATGACCTTCATCAAGGCATAGGCATCCGTCAACGAGGTCGGCTCCGGAGATACCACTACGATGATCGACTGAGCAGCCGCGGCAAAATAGGTGACCGTCGACGAAATCCCCGCTCCCGTATCGATCAAGAGGACATCCATTGCCGAGGCCAGCCGCTCCAGCTCTTCCTGAAGCAAGAGCTGTTCCGTTTCCGTCAGGCTCGTGAGTCGGGGGATTCCCGAGCTGGCAGGGAGCACCATGATGCCGGAAGGCCCCTTCAGCGCGATGTCCTCGAGCCGGCAGACCTTGTTCAGCACATGCTCGAGCGTGTATTTCGGCGTGAGTCCCAACAAGATGTCGATATTGCCCAACCCCAGATCCGCGTCGAGTACCAAAACCCGTTTCCCGCTCTGAGCCAAAGCAATGGCGGTATTCGCGACGACGTTGGTCTTGCCGACCCCACCCTTGCCGCTGGTCACTGTAATGACTTGCGTGCGAGAGGCGGCCGCTCCACTATCCTGTTCCCGTACTTGCTGGTCCAGCATGC from Nitrospiraceae bacterium includes:
- a CDS encoding GGDEF domain-containing protein, which gives rise to MDSKVTRSFQPSDPADQGGGRSSGGRGHIITFGQGVGGPYSTPLDSTRLGMVASVMLVAGGLYWISATGLLTASALQAFSPMMWGVGMVLVAAVAVVVYRGTRSGKPQGTARYAGGETNAAIQTTYDAVTGLPTQRLFLSLLNQAVPRAHKQNHQVALLLVEMDHFSLSTELQGQMNINLIYRVQAARVKSALRSTDTVARLADRTFAVLLDQIGSTDQVISIASKMQGTVSLPFTVEGHEVFLTSRIGISLSSQDGMDAAGLLRAASEAVGKARAEGHSVYGLQGSVAAPQASASVAGSSSRASV
- a CDS encoding FliA/WhiG family RNA polymerase sigma factor encodes the protein MDGRKGSSTGSAVKKPILESDRERVIQEFAHVVKAMAHRLAFRLPAYLDAEDLVSVGIIGLMDAMDKYDPKREAKFKTYAEFRIRGAMLDEIRSMDWIPRSVHERITLLQKTYTELLNRLGHPPTDQEVASELRMSQEELDDFLTRSRGAVVISLDDLGVQDPDGHTVLSVLTDPNQPDPLSVLVNDRERKVLESAIQELPEKERTVLSLYYFEELTMKEIGQALKVTESRVCQIHSKAILHLKARLHPVDA
- a CDS encoding MinD/ParA family protein encodes the protein MQQGMLDQQVREQDSGAAASRTQVITVTSGKGGVGKTNVVANTAIALAQSGKRVLVLDADLGLGNIDILLGLTPKYTLEHVLNKVCRLEDIALKGPSGIMVLPASSGIPRLTSLTETEQLLLQEELERLASAMDVLLIDTGAGISSTVTYFAAAAQSIIVVVSPEPTSLTDAYALMKVMLRQYRERRFHVLVNMAKSPKEAAQVFAKLETAVSRFLHVSLDYLGCIPLDDYVPLAVTHQRAVIDEFPHTRVSRSFRDLAGAVGRLTPPALPKGTVQFLWQQLLSAHG